One Echinicola strongylocentroti DNA window includes the following coding sequences:
- a CDS encoding TIGR04282 family arsenosugar biosynthesis glycosyltransferase gives MKEHAIIIFQENPVPGKVKARLGEVIGSEKAVEVYEYLLQHTHDLVRDYPADVFVYFLDKVDDDYLLNDQYHLGLQGEGLLGERMQRAFTDVLSKGYEKALFIRVAGTMELSIDILDEAFESLSYQDLVVGPAHDGTIYLLGMSQVYDKVFDHSDWKSDSLISELKQEAKQMDLEMHKLPELYEVEQYEDLKSLKGLLNIQ, from the coding sequence ATGAAAGAACATGCGATAATAATTTTTCAGGAAAATCCAGTGCCAGGAAAGGTAAAAGCCAGACTTGGCGAGGTCATTGGTAGTGAAAAAGCGGTGGAAGTTTATGAGTACCTACTCCAGCATACACATGATTTGGTACGGGATTACCCGGCAGATGTGTTTGTTTACTTCCTTGACAAAGTAGATGACGATTACCTCCTAAATGACCAATATCACCTTGGATTGCAGGGTGAAGGGCTCTTGGGGGAACGGATGCAAAGGGCATTTACCGATGTCCTGAGCAAAGGCTATGAGAAAGCCTTGTTTATCCGAGTAGCAGGGACAATGGAGCTTTCCATTGATATTTTGGACGAAGCTTTTGAATCCTTGAGTTACCAGGATTTGGTGGTGGGCCCTGCCCATGATGGCACCATTTACCTGTTGGGAATGAGCCAAGTTTATGATAAAGTGTTTGACCATAGCGATTGGAAGTCAGATAGCCTGATAAGTGAATTGAAACAAGAGGCGAAACAGATGGATCTGGAAATGCACAAACTTCCTGAACTCTATGAGGTAGAACAATACGAAGATCTCAAGAGCTTAAAGGGGCTTCTAAATATCCAGTAA
- a CDS encoding CPBP family glutamic-type intramembrane protease: protein MDTITKFKQFLTEPRKAKEYTDIGFKQFMLLLIIAVLCMLPFTLLLSLLDVEDLGHIFEGLIKKNKWLFAVGGIILAPLMEEPIFRLHLNLKKSSIWWGLVLSLIIAFSDWFIGLAFMIYLVYLLIMISKKFTPNLKMVVYSSSAFFALIHLSNFTNFEFGNHFFLIPFLVGSQFIGGLILSYIRLNHGIKWCILFHGAFNAVVIIPEVLFMEV, encoded by the coding sequence ATGGATACCATTACCAAATTCAAACAATTCCTAACCGAACCACGAAAAGCCAAAGAGTACACGGATATAGGTTTCAAGCAATTCATGCTCCTACTGATCATTGCCGTGTTGTGTATGCTCCCCTTCACCCTTTTGCTCAGCTTACTGGACGTAGAGGACTTGGGCCATATATTTGAAGGCTTAATAAAAAAAAACAAATGGCTCTTTGCCGTAGGTGGAATCATCCTAGCCCCATTAATGGAAGAACCTATTTTCCGTCTACACCTTAACCTAAAAAAATCCTCCATCTGGTGGGGGCTGGTACTGTCACTGATAATCGCCTTCTCGGATTGGTTTATTGGTTTGGCCTTTATGATTTATTTGGTATACCTCCTGATTATGATCAGTAAGAAATTTACACCCAACCTGAAAATGGTCGTCTATTCCTCCTCAGCCTTCTTTGCGTTAATTCATTTAAGCAACTTCACCAATTTTGAATTCGGAAACCACTTTTTCCTGATTCCTTTTCTGGTGGGAAGCCAGTTTATCGGAGGGCTTATCCTAAGCTATATCCGGCTAAATCACGGGATAAAATGGTGTATCCTGTTTCACGGGGCGTTTAATGCGGTAGTTATCATTCCGGAGGTTTTGTTTATGGAGGTGTAG
- a CDS encoding DUF4890 domain-containing protein, with translation MKKLLFVIALMTFTVFAADAQQRKGRKEMSPDKMAERITDKMTEELDLDEAQQKEVYELNLKSSEERMEAREKAKEEQEANREQMKADQEAQEKALQEILTPEQLEKWKEYQKESMDNRRGRRGRGPGRPGGEK, from the coding sequence ATGAAAAAGCTATTATTTGTAATTGCCCTAATGACATTTACGGTTTTTGCCGCCGATGCACAACAGCGAAAAGGAAGAAAAGAAATGTCTCCCGATAAAATGGCTGAGCGAATCACTGACAAAATGACCGAAGAACTCGACCTGGATGAAGCACAGCAAAAGGAGGTCTATGAACTTAACCTTAAAAGTAGCGAAGAGCGCATGGAAGCTAGGGAGAAAGCTAAAGAAGAGCAAGAAGCCAATCGCGAGCAAATGAAAGCAGATCAAGAAGCACAAGAAAAGGCGCTTCAAGAAATCCTTACTCCCGAGCAACTGGAGAAGTGGAAAGAATACCAAAAAGAGTCCATGGATAATAGACGGGGTAGGCGAGGAAGAGGTCCCGGTCGACCAGGAGGTGAGAAGTAA